The Thioalkalivibrio thiocyanodenitrificans ARhD 1 genome window below encodes:
- a CDS encoding filamentous hemagglutinin N-terminal domain-containing protein, whose translation MADGPRQNAGSFPLSPLRAAIRRALHPRHVLILALVGPGAALADPVGGNVVRGEAVITRPDQSTTLIDQSSQRAVIDWQSFNIGAGELVRFIQPGRDAATLNRVTGGSASEILGALEANGQVFLVNPQGILFGAGARVDVHGLVATTLDIDNDAFMAGRHEFERSAASPAEGVGVLNRGLLNANEGYIVLAGDYTANEGIVQARLGQVALAAGNRITLDIEGDRLLSIAVDEAVLTGRAGVENLGSLIADGGRVIMTASVARELAATSVNNQGVVRARTVEELPGEVFLLGGMEHDRIVVGGTLDASAPDGGDGGFIETSAAALRFDDPTVTGAAPHGKGGLWLIDPTDITIAADSCSGDNCLTAVQIVNTLSEGVDVTIETVAAGDDAGNITVDATITKFDGPDATLTLSAHNDININASITSTSDRLNLVLNPDSDASGSGQVNVDSGRIDTNGGTVDASGKTITLNSGRIDNSTIIASNLATSGTSELSNATIGSDLILAGGLRVFGSLLLADGVTFTTGSQHVRFRSAANVIGLADGATSATLIGGGGALLANDANNNGTVTIAEGVTLTGWGDIRQAWNNGHWINYGTITNTGGRTISPTSFTNHGTVRAESGRINLSPTNLHLEAGNTLSTAGGTLYIRPGSAWSNAEGTTELTSGILELYGGPTPERLGTLVRTGGALRLNGTIDLGNSETPLDIGDGGDYGPGGVDTFSGVIRNGTIVGDTLTMQNCFVSTCYFENVTIGSDLVLTGGGQLNIHDNLLLADGVTLDIGSSWVYFVNRSGAGAHAAIGLADGATSAALTGTGVLYLYDLDFDSATGTIGSGVTLAGAISLRRDLWYPGNWINEGTILYTTTGTPTIWASEFTNNGTMRVEAGTVNVDATEFMQSGTLIVDAGAALASNADIVNEGTLAGGGTLALGDGALTNKGTIAPGASPGTLTIDGDLIMDAASVLDIELGGTAEGEHDRVHVTGDVTLGGTVNATLFGGYVPVGGDFMPFVTMDGTSGGTFDVLNLPTGFTVGYALAPGEAARLIHAALGGPNTFINAEGDLSWHQDANWSLGWMPVPDDDVLISAGYDVLYNQGTSTIATLTINGGNALEVAAGELTVTGAADVAGAVSVTGGALNLNGTANIADLAITAGQFNLNDSATVGAAALSGGTLGGAGDVTVTGALDVTGASSISGSGTLITEGPATLGANLTASGGLHWINEGVLNVTGGTLWIQNAAFTNAAGASLTLAGAASMDLDGNSTLTNAEGATLNLSTSAATPLRTDDGDVAVINAGTLNHTGAGVHALSGFSLSNTGTIHVGAGTLDVAADFGVNAGTITVAPGATFRRTGGFTNTGMISGEGTVAVGAGNVLTNSGTVAPGASPGTLTIDGDFTQTAGGVLSITLDDPTPGGHGVLAVSGTATLGGTVAFNGAGAEGDYPFLTASQVAGEFGAIGGTLEPELTYATDHALASLGVTPVPVEPEPVPEPDPVPEPVPEPQPLPEPEPQPEPEPEPEPEPQPEPEPAPEPEPEPQPDPMPGQAPALVPGHIEQVLAGWVNGPTAGAEPPLPMASAQGGEAGGSDTGGSGPEGDVDAPLRDQPLFDLVDGGVGGQICICDR comes from the coding sequence ATGGCCGATGGACCAAGGCAGAATGCCGGCAGCTTCCCCCTCAGTCCGTTGCGCGCCGCCATCCGCCGTGCGCTGCATCCGCGCCACGTCCTGATCCTTGCCCTGGTGGGCCCGGGCGCGGCGCTGGCCGACCCCGTCGGCGGGAACGTGGTGCGCGGCGAAGCGGTGATCACCCGCCCCGATCAGAGCACGACGCTGATCGACCAGAGCAGCCAGCGGGCCGTCATCGACTGGCAGAGCTTCAATATCGGTGCCGGAGAGCTGGTGCGCTTCATACAACCCGGGCGGGATGCAGCCACCCTGAACCGCGTGACCGGCGGCAGCGCCAGCGAGATCCTCGGCGCCCTGGAGGCCAACGGGCAGGTCTTTCTGGTCAACCCGCAGGGTATCCTGTTCGGTGCCGGCGCCCGGGTCGACGTCCACGGACTGGTGGCGACCACGCTGGATATCGACAACGACGCGTTCATGGCGGGCCGCCACGAGTTCGAGCGCAGTGCCGCTTCGCCGGCCGAGGGCGTCGGCGTTCTCAACCGGGGGCTGCTGAACGCCAACGAGGGATACATCGTTCTGGCCGGCGATTACACCGCCAACGAAGGCATCGTGCAGGCGCGCCTGGGCCAGGTCGCCCTGGCCGCCGGCAACCGCATCACCCTCGACATCGAGGGTGACCGCCTGCTCAGCATCGCCGTCGACGAGGCGGTGCTGACGGGGCGCGCCGGCGTGGAGAACCTGGGCAGCCTGATCGCCGACGGCGGCCGGGTCATCATGACCGCCAGCGTCGCCCGCGAGCTGGCCGCCACGTCGGTGAACAACCAGGGCGTGGTGCGCGCACGCACGGTGGAGGAACTGCCCGGCGAGGTGTTCCTCCTTGGCGGCATGGAACACGACCGCATCGTGGTGGGCGGCACGCTCGATGCCTCCGCCCCCGATGGCGGCGACGGCGGTTTCATCGAGACCAGCGCGGCCGCCCTGCGCTTCGACGACCCGACCGTGACGGGGGCGGCCCCGCACGGCAAGGGCGGGCTGTGGCTGATCGACCCGACCGATATCACCATCGCCGCCGACAGCTGCAGCGGCGACAACTGCCTGACGGCCGTTCAGATCGTCAACACCCTGAGCGAAGGGGTGGACGTCACGATCGAGACGGTCGCGGCGGGCGACGATGCCGGCAACATCACCGTCGATGCCACCATCACAAAGTTCGACGGCCCTGACGCGACGCTGACGCTGAGCGCGCACAACGACATCAACATCAACGCCAGCATCACCAGCACCAGCGACCGGCTGAACCTGGTGCTCAATCCGGATTCGGACGCAAGCGGCAGCGGTCAGGTCAACGTCGACTCCGGGCGGATCGATACCAACGGCGGCACCGTCGACGCGTCGGGAAAGACCATCACGCTCAATAGCGGGCGGATCGACAACAGCACCATCATCGCCAGCAACCTGGCCACCAGCGGCACATCCGAATTGAGCAACGCCACCATCGGCAGCGATCTGATCCTAGCAGGAGGCTTGCGCGTCTTTGGCAGCCTCCTGCTGGCCGACGGCGTCACTTTCACCACCGGCAGCCAACACGTTCGGTTCAGAAGTGCGGCCAATGTGATCGGCTTGGCCGACGGTGCCACGTCGGCGACGTTGATCGGCGGTGGCGGCGCACTTCTTGCCAACGACGCCAACAACAATGGGACCGTGACGATCGCCGAAGGCGTGACACTGACGGGTTGGGGCGATATCCGCCAGGCATGGAACAATGGCCATTGGATCAATTACGGCACCATTACCAATACCGGGGGACGGACGATCAGTCCGACGAGTTTCACCAACCACGGCACGGTGCGGGCTGAGTCGGGGAGAATCAACCTCTCGCCCACCAATCTCCACCTCGAGGCGGGCAACACGCTCAGTACAGCGGGCGGGACCCTGTACATCCGCCCGGGCAGTGCCTGGAGCAATGCCGAAGGCACCACCGAACTGACCTCCGGTATCCTGGAGCTGTATGGGGGTCCGACACCGGAGAGACTCGGTACGCTGGTTCGCACGGGCGGAGCGCTCCGCCTCAACGGCACGATCGATCTGGGCAACAGCGAGACGCCGCTCGACATCGGCGACGGGGGCGACTACGGTCCGGGAGGTGTCGACACGTTCTCCGGAGTGATCAGGAACGGAACCATCGTGGGTGACACCCTGACGATGCAGAACTGCTTTGTGTCCACGTGTTATTTCGAGAACGTCACGATTGGCAGCGATCTGGTCCTGACTGGTGGTGGCCAGCTGAACATTCATGACAATCTGTTGCTGGCCGACGGCGTCACCCTCGACATCGGCAGTTCATGGGTCTATTTCGTCAACAGAAGCGGCGCTGGCGCGCACGCCGCCATCGGTCTGGCGGACGGCGCCACCTCGGCGGCACTGACCGGCACCGGGGTGCTGTACCTGTACGACCTTGATTTTGACTCCGCGACCGGGACCATCGGCAGCGGCGTGACGTTGGCAGGCGCGATCAGTCTCAGGCGAGACCTTTGGTACCCCGGTAACTGGATCAACGAAGGCACCATCCTCTACACGACCACCGGCACACCGACGATCTGGGCGTCGGAGTTCACCAACAACGGCACAATGCGGGTGGAGGCAGGGACCGTCAACGTCGACGCCACCGAATTCATGCAGTCGGGGACGTTGATCGTCGATGCCGGAGCGGCCCTCGCAAGTAACGCCGACATCGTCAATGAAGGCACGCTGGCGGGCGGCGGCACATTGGCCCTGGGTGACGGAGCGCTCACCAACAAGGGCACCATCGCCCCGGGCGCCTCCCCCGGCACCCTGACCATCGACGGTGACCTGATCATGGACGCCGCCAGCGTCCTGGACATCGAGCTTGGCGGGACCGCCGAGGGCGAGCATGACCGCGTGCACGTGACCGGTGATGTCACCCTCGGCGGCACCGTCAACGCCACCCTGTTCGGCGGCTATGTGCCGGTCGGCGGCGACTTCATGCCCTTCGTGACCATGGACGGCACGAGCGGCGGCACCTTCGATGTGCTGAACCTGCCGACAGGCTTCACCGTGGGCTATGCACTGGCCCCGGGCGAGGCGGCCCGCCTGATTCATGCGGCGCTGGGCGGACCCAACACCTTCATCAATGCGGAAGGGGACCTGAGCTGGCACCAGGATGCCAACTGGTCGCTGGGCTGGATGCCCGTGCCCGACGACGATGTGCTGATCAGCGCCGGGTATGACGTGCTCTACAACCAGGGCACCAGCACCATCGCCACGCTGACCATCAACGGCGGCAACGCCCTGGAGGTGGCGGCCGGGGAGCTGACGGTGACCGGCGCGGCGGACGTGGCCGGTGCGGTATCGGTGACCGGGGGCGCGCTGAACCTGAATGGAACCGCCAACATCGCCGACCTGGCGATCACGGCCGGGCAGTTCAATCTCAACGACTCCGCGACCGTCGGCGCGGCAGCGCTTTCCGGCGGGACCCTCGGCGGAGCCGGCGATGTGACCGTGACCGGTGCGCTCGACGTCACCGGGGCAAGCTCCATCTCCGGATCGGGGACGCTGATCACCGAGGGTCCGGCCACCCTCGGCGCCAACCTGACAGCGAGCGGTGGCCTGCACTGGATCAACGAGGGGGTGCTGAACGTCACCGGCGGCACCCTGTGGATCCAGAACGCCGCGTTCACCAATGCCGCCGGGGCCTCGCTGACACTCGCGGGTGCGGCGTCGATGGATCTCGACGGCAACAGCACCCTGACCAACGCAGAAGGTGCCACGCTCAATCTCTCCACCAGCGCCGCCACGCCGCTGCGCACCGATGACGGTGACGTGGCCGTGATCAACGCGGGCACGCTGAATCACACCGGGGCGGGTGTGCACGCGCTCTCCGGTTTTTCCTTGAGCAACACCGGCACCATCCATGTCGGCGCCGGCACGCTGGACGTGGCGGCCGACTTCGGGGTGAATGCAGGTACGATCACTGTCGCCCCCGGCGCCACCTTCCGGAGGACCGGCGGCTTCACCAACACCGGCATGATCTCCGGCGAGGGCACCGTGGCGGTGGGCGCGGGCAACGTGCTCACCAACAGCGGCACGGTGGCCCCGGGCGCCTCCCCCGGCACGCTGACCATCGACGGCGATTTCACCCAGACGGCCGGGGGTGTGCTGTCGATCACCCTGGACGACCCGACCCCCGGCGGGCACGGCGTGCTGGCCGTGAGCGGGACGGCGACCCTGGGCGGCACCGTCGCGTTCAACGGCGCCGGGGCCGAGGGCGACTATCCGTTCCTGACCGCGAGCCAGGTGGCCGGGGAGTTCGGGGCCATCGGCGGGACCCTGGAGCCCGAACTGACCTACGCCACGGACCACGCGCTGGCTTCGCTGGGTGTGACTCCGGTGCCGGTCGAGCCGGAGCCGGTGCCCGAACCCGATCCGGTGCCCGAGCCGGTGCCGGAACCCCAGCCGCTCCCTGAGCCGGAACCACAACCCGAACCGGAGCCCGAGCCCGAGCCCGAACCCCAGCCTGAGCCCGAACCAGCGCCGGAGCCCGAGC